The genomic interval GGTGAAAGGTGTGTTTCACTGCACAGGGATGTGCAAATTTACAGACTGCGGGcgaaaatttaacattaatttgtaTGATGAGGCCGCCAAAGAATTTCATGTAACTTATGAGGGTACGGTTAAACATGACACAAACGAACTTCATGGTACTAGGTTAAAGGGGGATCGTCGAAAGAATATGCAAGAAAAACTGGTTAATGTAAATCCGAGAACTGTTTACATCGATAACATTAAAGGTTTATCCCGGGACGTGTATGATTCGGGAAACCGTACCGACGCCCCAGGAAAATGTGTGCTTAAAAGAGCTCGATACCAAGCTAGAAAAATAGACGTCCCGTGTGACAATGAGAACACTGCGTTGGAAGTTTTAAAAGACCAACAGAAAAATGACAGGGAACATGATCGCACTCTGCAATATATTTCCACCACACCGCCGGCAATAACGTTATGGTCTGATGAAACGCTTAAAATATTCCACCAAAGAAGTCAAGTGGACATCGTGTACATTGATGCCACTGGGAGTGTAATAACATCATCAAAGGGTCAACGGCCTTACTACATATACGAAATTGTAGTTCGGCACCCGGTAAAGGGGAAGGCACCAATCGCGATAGCTTCTTACGTTGCGGATTAGCATAACATTGCTTCAATTTCTAACTTCGTACAATTATTTCGCAGTGCTGAAAATACTTTAATCGGTAAAACTGCGGTAAAACTTATGATTTGCGACGGAAGTATTGCATTAATCCGATCCGTGCTACGCTGTTTTATGGACGACTCAATCGAGTTTTATATTACCAGGTGTTTTACATCAGTAACGGGAAAAGCGACAACTGATACTTTTGCGAAACCATTTCTTCATTTGTGTGGTTCGCACACgatgaaaaatatgaaaaagcTAAGTGGGTGGTGAAACGTCGTCGCCAAgaaattatgtatataatgGGACGTGCGCGGAACACATGACTGATATAGAAGATATCTTATATCACATGGCAATTCTGTTTACTACGAAAAATGAGGCAATATCAAACCAAAGTTGGGAGTTTTTAAGTTCCAAAATCGATCGGGTTTC from Ciona intestinalis unplaced genomic scaffold, KH HT000605.1, whole genome shotgun sequence carries:
- the LOC108950684 gene encoding uncharacterized protein LOC108950684, with the protein product MLKLKYFCKTHNAELRSFLQQDNIHDVVTGSSTTSDQQDEYDAAPSPISDVSSLKSQVLSDQVTISGDEDEARMESGDFWSCGNLVNTAVFTLSSVEWENVRSSVSNFRIRYSDWTDLFRRGLAERNPFCVFTFKNQHWNKTCAVKGVFHCTGMCKFTDCGRKFNINLYDEAAKEFHVTYEGTVKHDTNELHGTRLKGDRRKNMQEKLVNVNPRTVYIDNIKGLSRDVYDSGNRTDAPGKCVLKRARYQARKIDVPCDNENTALEVLKDQQKNDREHDRTLQYISTTPPAITLWSDETLKIFHQRSQVDIVYIDATGSVITSSKGQRPYYIYEIVVRHPVKGKAPIAIASYVAD